The Chlorocebus sabaeus isolate Y175 chromosome 1, mChlSab1.0.hap1, whole genome shotgun sequence genome includes a region encoding these proteins:
- the ADAMTS15 gene encoding A disintegrin and metalloproteinase with thrombospondin motifs 15: MLLLGILTLAFAGRTAGGFEPEREVVVPIRLDPDINGRRYYWRGPEDSGDQGLIFQITAFQEDFYLHLTPDAQFLAPAFATEHLGVPLQGFTGSSSDLRRCFYSGDVNAEPDSFAAVSLCGGLRGAFGYRGAEYVISPLPNASAPAAQRNSQGAHLLQRRGVPGGPSGDPTSRCGVASGWNPAILRALDPYRPRRAGLGESRSRRRSGRAKRFVSIPRYVETLVVADESMVKFHGADLEHYLLTLLATAARLYRHPSILNPINIVVVKVLLLRDRDSGPKITGNAALTLRNFCAWQKKLNKVSDKHPEYWDTAILFTRQDLCGATTCDTLGMADVGTMCDPKRSCSVIEDDGLPSAFTTAHELGHVFNMPHDNVKVCEEVFGKLRANHMMSPTLIQIDRANPWSACSAAIITDFLDSGHGDCLLDQPSKPVSLPEDLPGASYTLSQQCELAFGVGSKPCPYMQYCTKLWCTGKAKGQMVCQTRHFPWADGTSCGEGKFCLKGACVERHNLNKHRVDGSWAKWEPYGPCSRTCGGGVQLARRQCTNPTPANGGKYCEGVRVKYRSCNLEPCPSSASGKSFREEQCEAFNGYNHSTNRLTLAVAWVPKYSGVSPRDKCKLICRANGTGYFYVLAPKVVDGTLCSPDSTSVCVQGKCIKAGCDGNLGSKKRFDKCGVCGGDNKSCKKVTGLFTKPMHGYNFVVAIPAGASSIDIRQRGYKGLIGDDNYLALKNSQGKYLLNGHFVVSAVERDLVVKGSLLRYSGTGTAVESLQASRPILEPLTVEVLSVGKMTPPRVRYSFYLPKEPREDKSSHPKDPRGPSVLHNSVLSLSNQVEQPDDRPPARWVAGSWGPCSVSCGSGLQKRAVDCRGSPGQRTVPACDAAHRPVETQACGEPCPTWELSAWSPCSKSCGRGFKRRPLKCVGHGGRLLARDQCNLRRKPQELDFCVLRPC, encoded by the exons ATGCTTCTGCTGGGCATCTTAACCCTGGCTTTCGCCGGGCGAACCGCTGGAGGCTTTGAGCCAGAGCGGGAGGTGGTCGTTCCCATCCGACTGGACCCGGACATCAACGGCCGCCGCTACTACTGGCGGGGTCCCGAGGACTCCGGGGATCAGGGACTCATTTTTCAGATCACAGCATTTCAGGAAGACTTTTACCTACACCTGACGCCGGATGCTCAGTTCTTGGCGCCCGCCTTCGCCACTGAGCATCTGGGCGTCCCCCTCCAGGGGTTCACCGGGAGCTCTTCAGACCTGCGACGCTGCTTCTACTCTGGGGACGTGAACGCCGAGCCGGACTCGTTCGCAGCTGTGAGCTTGTGCGGGGGGCTCCGCGGAGCGTTTGGCTATCGAGGCGCCGAGTACGTCATTAGCCCGTTGCCCAACGCCAGCGCGCCGGCCGCGCAGCGCAACAGCCAGGGCGCACACCTTCTCCAGCGCCGGGGTGTTCCGGGCGGGCCTTCCGGAGACCCCACCTCTCGCTGCGGGGTGGCCTCGGGCTGGAACCCCGCCATCCTGCGGGCTCTGGACCCTTACAGGCCGCGGCGGGCGGGCTTGGGGGAGAGTCGCAGCCGGCGCAGGTCTGGGCGCGCCAAGCGTTTCGTGTCTATCCCGCGGTACGTGGAGACGCTGGTGGTCGCGGACGAGTCAATGGTCAAGTTCCACGGCGCGGACCTGGAGCATTATCTGCTGACGTTGCTGGCAACGGCGGCGCGACTCTACCGCCATCCCAGCATCCTCAACCCCATCAACATCGTTGTGGTCAAGGTGCTGCTTCTTAGAGATCGAGACTCCGGGCCCAAGATCACCGGCAACGCGGCCCTGACCCTGCGCAACTTCTGTGCCTGGCAGAAGAAGCTGAACAAAGTGAGTGACAAGCACCCCGAGTACTGGGACACCGCCATCCTCTTCACCAGGCAG GACCTGTGTGGAGCCACCACCTGTGACACCTTGGGCATGGCCGATGTGGGCACCATGTGTGACCCCAAGAGAAGCTGCTCTGTCATTGAGGACGATGGGCTTCCATCCGCCTTCACCACTGCCCACGAGCTGG GCCACGTGTTCAACATGCCCCATGACAATGTGAAAGTCTGTGAGGAGGTGTTTGGGAAGCTCCGAGCCAACCACATGATGTCCCCGACCCTCATCCAGATCGACCGCGCCAACCCCTGGTCAGCCTGCAGTGCTGCCATCATCACTGACTTCCTGGACAGTGGGCACG GTGACTGCCTCCTGGACCAACCCAGCAAGCCCGTCTCCCTGCCCGAGGATCTGCCCGGTGCCAGCTACACCCTGAGCCAGCAGTGCGAGCTGGCCTTTGGCGTGGGCTCCAAGCCCTGTCCTTACATGCAGTACTGCACCAAGCTGTGGTGCACTGGGAAGGCCAAGGGACAGATGGTGTGCCAGACCCGCCACTTCCCCTGGGCCGATGGCACCAGCTGTGGCGAGGGCAAGTTCTGCCTCAAAGGGGCCTGCGTGGAGAGACACAACCTCAACAAGCACAGG GTGGACGGTTCCTGGGCCAAATGGGAGCCCTATGGCCCCTGCTCTCGCACATGTGGTGGGGGCGTGCAGCTGGCCAGGAGGCAGTGCACCAACCCCACTCCTGCCAACGGGGGCAAGTACTGCGAGGGAGTGAGGGTGAAATACCGATCCTGCAACCTGGAACCCTGCCCCAGCTCAG CCTCCGGAAAGAGCTTCCGGGAGGAGCAGTGTGAGGCTTTCAATGGCTACAACCACAGCACCAACCGGCTTACTCTGGCCGTGGCATGGGTGCCCAAGTACTCAGGCGTGTCTCCTCGGGACAAATGCAAGCTCATCTGCCGAGCCAATGGCACTGGCTACTTCTATGTGCTGGCACCCAAG GTGGTGGACGGCACGCTGTGCTCTCCCGACTCCACCTCCGTCTGTGTCCAAGGCAAGTGCATCAAGGCTGGCTGTGATGGGAACCTGGGCTCCAAGAAGAGGTTCGAcaagtgtggggtgtgtgggggagACAATAAGAGCTGCAAGAAGGTGACAGGACTCTTCACCAAGCCCAT GCATGGCTACAATTTCGTGGTGGCCATCCCTGCAGGCGCCTCAAGCATCGACATCCGCCAGCGCGGCTACAAGGGGCTGATTGGGGATGACAACTACCTGGCTCTGAAGAACAGCCAAGGCAAGTACCTGCTCAACGGGCACTTCGTGGTGTCCGCAGTGGAGCGGGACCTGGTGGTGAAGGGCAGCCTGTTGCGGTACAGCGGCACGGGCACAGCGGTGGAGAGCCTGCAGGCCTCCCGGCCCATCCTGGAGCCGCTGACCGTGGAGGTCCTCTCCGTGGGGAAGATGACACCGCCCCGGGTCCGCTACTCCTTCTATCTGCCCAAAGAGCCTCGGGAGGACAAGTCCTCCCATCCCAAGGACCCCCGGGGCCCTTCTGTCCTGCACAACAGCGTCCTCAGCCTCTCCAACCAGGTGGAGCAGCCGGACGACAGGCCCCCTGCACGCTGGGTGGCAGGCAGCTGGGGGCCGTGCTCTGTGAGCTGTGGCAGCGGCCTGCAGAAGCGGGCGGTGGACTGCCGGGGCTCCCCGGGGCAGCGCACGGTCCCTGCCTGTGATGCAGCCCATCGGCCCGTGGAGACACAAGCCTGTGGGGAGCCCTGCCCCACCTGGGAGCTCAGCGCCTGGTCACCCTGCTCCAAGAGCTGCGGCCGGGGGTTTAAGAGGCGCCCGCTCAAGTGCGTGGGCCACGGAGGCCGGCTGCTGGCCCGGGACCAGTGCAACTTGCGCCGCAAGCCCCAGGAGCTGGACTTCTGTGTCTTGAGGCCGTGCTGA